The Haloarcula laminariae genomic sequence GCAAAGCGGGTCGACTTCCTCTCCATCGGGACGAACGACCTCACGCAGTACGTGATGGCCGCCGACCGCGAGAACGAGCGCGTCGGCCACCTCCACGACCCGACCCACCCCGGCGTGGTGCGCGCGATAGCCGACACCGTCGAGCGGGCCCACGCCCAGGACGCCTGGGTCGGGATGTGCGGGGAGATGGCCGGCAACCCCGACGTGACCGAGCTGCTCGTCGGCCTCGGGCTGGACGAACTCAGCATGAGCGCCGTCACCATCCCCGACGTGAAAGCCGCCGTCAGCGAGACCGAGTACAGTGCCGCACGCGAGCGCGCCGAGAGCGCGCTCCGTGTCGCAACGCGCAGTGAGGTTCACGAGACAATAGACCAATGAAATTCGTCGCCGTCACCGCCTGTCCGACCGGTATCGCACACAGTCAGATGGGCGCCGAAAATCTAGAACAGGAAGCAGAGAGACGCGGTCACGACATCAAAGTCGAGATCCAGGGCGCGATGGGCGCCGAAAACGAGCTCACGGCCGAGGACATCGCCGAGGCCGACGCCGCCATCATCGCCGCCGACACGTCGGTAAGCCGGGACCGGTTCGAGGACCTGCCGCTCGTCAAGGGCACCATCAAGGCCGCCGTCAACGACGTCGAGGGGCTCATGGACCAGGCCGAGGAGGCCGCCGGGGCCGACGCCGACACGGAAGTGACCGTCGAAGCCGACGCGACCGACGACACGGACGACGACCACGACAGCGGCTCGCCGGACGTGCGCCGCGGCGGCGACCGCTCGAAGGGCCTCGTCGCCCGGCTGAAGCGACTGCTGAGCTGAACCCGCCGACCCGTTGGCCCGGCCGCCGAGCCGTTGTCCGAGACACCGACCGCAAACCACGCAGACAACCCAACAGACACACATGTACGATTTCACCGACTCATCGCTCGTCCGCAACGACAAGACGCTAGTGCTCGCTCACGACCACGGGCTCGAACACGGCCCGAAGCAGTTCAGCGGCGTCGAGGAGCGCCTCGACCCCCGAGAGGTGTTCGAGATGGCGACCCACGACGCCGTCACGGCCCTCGCAGTTGGGAAGGGGCTCGCCGAGACCTACTACCCCAGCTACGAGGACGACGTGAACCTGCTGGCGAAGCTCAACGGCAGTTCGGACCTCTGGATGGGCGACCCCTACTCGCCCCAGAACTGGTCCGTCGATTACGCCGCTGAACTCGGCGCCGACGCCATCGGCTACACCATCTACCCCGGCGTCAACAAGGAGCCGGAGATGTTCGAGGACTTCCGTCCGGTCCAAGAGGCCGCCCGTGACCACGACCTCCCCATCGCCATGTGGTCGTACCCGCGCGGCCAGGCCGTCAAGTCACATCGCAGCGAGTCCATCATCGCCTACGCGGCCCGCCTGGGCCTGGAACTGGGGGCGGACTTCACGAAGGTCAAATACCCCCGGAGCAAGGAGGCGATGGCCCACGCCGTCGAGTCGGCCGCCGACAACCGCGTCCTCCTGTCGGGCGGGTCGAAGACATCCGACCGCGACTTCCTCGAACTCGTCGAGGACTGCATGGACGTCGGCGTCTCCGGGCTCGCGGTCGGCCGCAACGTCTGGCAGCGCGAGGACCCCTACGCCATCCTCGATAAACTCGAAGGGGTCGTCTTCGAGGAGGCGACGGCCGACGACGTCCTGGAGGGGTAACGGATGAGCGCCGCACAGACGGAGCATCACGTCCGGCCCGTCGTCGAGGGGGAACCCCTCGCCGTGGGCGAAACAGTGGACATCAGAGACAGCGCGACCGGGGACGCCTTCGCCACGGTCGAGGTCGGCGACGAGGGGACCGTGACCGGCGCGCTGGCGGGCGCGGATGCCGCCCGGCGGTCCGTCCGGGAGACGGCCGTCGCGGGCCGTGCGGGCTGGTGTGAGCGCATCGCGGCCGACCTCCGCGACCGAAAGCCGGCGCTTGCGGACGCGCTGGTCCGGGAGTCCGGCGTGCCGGTGACGAGCGCCCGGGCGGAGGTCGCTGCGGCGGCCGAGCAGTTCGACCGGGTCGCCGACACCCTCAGGTCGCTCACCGGCAAGTACCGCACCTGGACGACCTCGACCCGCGAGGGGGACAACTCGCTGGTGGCGGCGGCCCCGCTGGGGGTCGTCCGCTGCCGACCGAGCGGCCGCGCGCCGCTCGCGAAGGCGGCGCTGCAGGTGGCCCCCGCGCTCGGTGCCGGCAACGCCGTCGTCCTCACGCCGCCGCCGACGGCCGCCGTGACCGTCTCGCTGTTCGCCGAGGCGGTCCGGGCGACGGTCCCGACCGGGGGCGTGGGTTTCGTCCCCACGACGGCCGACGCCGACGCCCCCGAAGCGCGGACGGCCGACGCGGTCCTCGCCGGGGAGCCCGACGGCGTCACGCGGTTCGAGCAGTGGCTCGGCGGCGGGACGGCGACGCTCGTCTTCCCCGACGCGGACCTCGACGCGGCCGCGACCGCGCTCACCGAGGGCGGTCCGAGTGCGGTCGACAGCCGACTCGCCGGCGCGGACTGTGTCATCGCCCACGAATCGGTGCAGGACGCCCTCGTCGAGCGCATCGACGAGCGCATGGCCGACTGGGTGGCAGGCGACCCCTTCGATGAGTCGACAGTCGTCGGCCCGCTGGCCGACGGCGCCACGGCCCGGCAGTTCGAGCGGCAGGTCGACGACGCCGTCGCCGCCGGAGCCAGACTGGTCCGCGGCGGCGAGGTCGACGGCCGCGTCTGCCAGCCGACCGTGCTCGCGGACGTGCCGCGGGAGTCGTCGCTGCGGCGCGAGCCGGTCGCCGGGCCGGTCGTTCCGGTGACGCCGTTCGGGTCGACGGCCACGGCGCTCCGCCTGGTGACCGAGACCGGGCCGGTCGGTCTCGCACGCGTGTTCACCGACCGCCACAGCCTTGCGATGGACGTGGCCGACGCCGTCGATGCGGGGCTCATCGAGATTTACGGGTCCGGCGCCGACGACGGGGGGACCCGACGCGTCGGACTCGACGCCGAAGCCGCCAGGGCCGCAATCAGTCGTCTGACGCGAACGAAGCGGGTGCGAACGCTATGATAGCTACTGTCACACTCAACCCGGCCGTCGACCAGACGGTCAGGACCGACCAGCCGCTCACGCCCGACGAGGTCATCCGGGTCGACGACGCCCAGTTCGACGCCGGCGGGAAGGGCATCAACGTCTCGAAGTACCTCACCGCGATGGGGACCGAGACGGTCGCGACCGGCGTGCTCGGCGGATTCCTCGGCCAGTTCGTCACCGAGCGGCTCGCGTCGGACGGCATCGACGCGCGCTTCGTCGACATCGACGGGACGACACGGCTCAACTCGACCGTCCTCGCGACCGACGGGGAGTACAAGCTCAACCAGCGCGGCCCGACGGTCTCGGCGGCCGAGGTCGGGGCCATCGTCGAGCGGCTGTCGTCGCTGTCGCCCGAGACGGTCGTCGTCGCCGGGAGCCTCCCACCGGGACTGGACACCGACGCCATCGACCGGCTCGCCGAGGCCGGCCCCTGGGAGACCGTCGTCGACGTCGACGGGCCGCTGCTGGCCGAGCTAGACGCCGAATACGCCCTCTGTAAACCGAACGCGCCGGAGCTGGAGGCGGCGACGGGCCTGTCGGTCACCGACGTCGATTCGGCCATCGACGCCGCACAGGCGCTTCGAAAACAGGGGTTCGACCGCGTCGTCGCGTCGCTGGGCGCCGACGGGGCCGTCCTCGTGAGCGAGAACGGCGTCGTCCACGAGCCGGCTATCGACTGCGAGGTCGTCGACACCGTGGGCGCGGGCGACGCGCTGCTCTCCGGGGTCCTGGCGGCCATCGACGCTGGCGCGGACGAGGCGACCGCCCTGCACACTGGCGTCGTCGCCGCCAGCGCCGCAGTGTCGACGCCGGGAACGGCCATCCCGGAGTTGCCCGAACCGAACGCGAGCGGCGTCGAACCGGTCTGAGATCCGATTTTCAGGGAGCGGTCATCCCGTGGATATCGCTGTCGCCGGCGACGAAGACGACGTTGTCCACCACGGCCGGCGACGCGGCTATCGGGCCGCCAGCCGGCAGCTCCCACTGGACGGTGCCGTCGCCAGCCGAGAGGATATACAGCTTGTTGTCGTTGCTGCCGACGTAGACGTTGCCGCCGGCGACCGACGGC encodes the following:
- the pfkB gene encoding 1-phosphofructokinase; the encoded protein is MIATVTLNPAVDQTVRTDQPLTPDEVIRVDDAQFDAGGKGINVSKYLTAMGTETVATGVLGGFLGQFVTERLASDGIDARFVDIDGTTRLNSTVLATDGEYKLNQRGPTVSAAEVGAIVERLSSLSPETVVVAGSLPPGLDTDAIDRLAEAGPWETVVDVDGPLLAELDAEYALCKPNAPELEAATGLSVTDVDSAIDAAQALRKQGFDRVVASLGADGAVLVSENGVVHEPAIDCEVVDTVGAGDALLSGVLAAIDAGADEATALHTGVVAASAAVSTPGTAIPELPEPNASGVEPV
- a CDS encoding class I fructose-bisphosphate aldolase is translated as MYDFTDSSLVRNDKTLVLAHDHGLEHGPKQFSGVEERLDPREVFEMATHDAVTALAVGKGLAETYYPSYEDDVNLLAKLNGSSDLWMGDPYSPQNWSVDYAAELGADAIGYTIYPGVNKEPEMFEDFRPVQEAARDHDLPIAMWSYPRGQAVKSHRSESIIAYAARLGLELGADFTKVKYPRSKEAMAHAVESAADNRVLLSGGSKTSDRDFLELVEDCMDVGVSGLAVGRNVWQREDPYAILDKLEGVVFEEATADDVLEG
- a CDS encoding PTS fructose transporter subunit IIB, encoding MKFVAVTACPTGIAHSQMGAENLEQEAERRGHDIKVEIQGAMGAENELTAEDIAEADAAIIAADTSVSRDRFEDLPLVKGTIKAAVNDVEGLMDQAEEAAGADADTEVTVEADATDDTDDDHDSGSPDVRRGGDRSKGLVARLKRLLS
- a CDS encoding aldehyde dehydrogenase family protein, which translates into the protein MSAAQTEHHVRPVVEGEPLAVGETVDIRDSATGDAFATVEVGDEGTVTGALAGADAARRSVRETAVAGRAGWCERIAADLRDRKPALADALVRESGVPVTSARAEVAAAAEQFDRVADTLRSLTGKYRTWTTSTREGDNSLVAAAPLGVVRCRPSGRAPLAKAALQVAPALGAGNAVVLTPPPTAAVTVSLFAEAVRATVPTGGVGFVPTTADADAPEARTADAVLAGEPDGVTRFEQWLGGGTATLVFPDADLDAAATALTEGGPSAVDSRLAGADCVIAHESVQDALVERIDERMADWVAGDPFDESTVVGPLADGATARQFERQVDDAVAAGARLVRGGEVDGRVCQPTVLADVPRESSLRREPVAGPVVPVTPFGSTATALRLVTETGPVGLARVFTDRHSLAMDVADAVDAGLIEIYGSGADDGGTRRVGLDAEAARAAISRLTRTKRVRTL